The following coding sequences lie in one Notolabrus celidotus isolate fNotCel1 chromosome 20, fNotCel1.pri, whole genome shotgun sequence genomic window:
- the chst12a gene encoding carbohydrate sulfotransferase 12 — protein MGTSRMFRVFVVLGSAFMILLIIIYWDDVGVSHLYLHTPVSPGPKIPHGPPPQQSQTSRTPSFLSDIDAFVNQFLEPGTGEPTDPVPPDTSNQSEKAEERYIPRREWKIHLTPVAAELRERQEQRRKLLQEMCANDSIAFPGKNRSFDDISNKELDHLIVDDRHGIIYCYVPKVACSNWKRIMIVLSESMLQDGVPQRDPLAIPRDLVHNSSMHFTFNKFWKRYGKFAKHLMKVKLKKYTKFLFVRDPFVRLISAYRNKFELRNDDFYRRFGQVMLRRYANQPTPPASVDEAFGVGVHPSFSNFLQYLLDPQTEKEMPFNEHWRQVYRLCHPCQIQYDFVGHLETAEEDAEHLLRQLRVDNVVEFPNSHRNLTASSWEADWFSTVPIEARRELYKLYEPDFRLFGYDRPEWILNE, from the exons ATGGGAACGTCCAGAATGTTCCGCGTCTTCGTGGTCCTGGGCTCAGCCTTCatgatcctcctcatcatcatctacTGGGATGATGTCGGAGTTTCACATTTGTATTTGCACACTCCCGTTTCGCCGGGACCCAAAATTCCCCACGGCCCTCCCCCACAGCAGTCTCAGACCTCCAGAACCCCGTCTTTTCTGTCAGACATCGATGCCTTCGTGAACCAGTTCTTAGAGCCGGGAACTGGTGAGCCCACTGACCCAGTACCCCCGGACACGAGTAACCAATCAGAGAAAGCAGAAGAGCGGTACATACCAAGACGGGAGTGGAAGATTCACTTGACTCCTGTagcagcagagctcagagagagacag GAGCAGCGGCGGAAGTTACTTCAGGAGATGTGCGCCAATGACAGCATCGCGTTTCCTGGCAAAAATCGTTCATTTGATGACATCTCAAACAAGGAGCTGGATCATCTAATCGTGGACGACAGGCATGGTATTATCTACTGCTATGTTCCTAAG GTAGCGTGCAGTAACTGGAAGCGCATCATGATAGTCCTAAGTGAAAGCATGCTGCAGGACGGCGTCCCCCAGAGAGACCCGCTGGCCATCCCCAGAGACCTGGTCCACAACAGCAGCATGCACTTCACCTTCAACAAGTTCTGGAAACGTTACGGCAAGTTTGCAAAGCACCTTATGAAG gtgAAGCTGAAGAAGTACACCAAGTTTCTCTTTGTGCGGGACCCCTTTGTGCGCCTCATCTCAGCCTACAGGAATAAATTTGAGTTACGTAATGACGACTTCTATCGGCGCTTTGGACAGGTCATGCTGCGCCGCTACGCCAACCAGCCCACACCTCCTGCTTCTGTGGACGAGGCTTTCGGTGTGGGTGTCCACCCCTCCTTCTCCAACTTTCTCCAGTACCTCCTGGACCctcagacagagaaagaaatgcCCTTTAATGAGCACTGGCGGCAGGTGTATCGGCTCTGCCACCCGTGCCAGATACAATATGACTTTGTGGGCCATCTggagacagcagaggaggatgCAGAGCACCTACTACGACAGCTTCGGGTGGATAATGTTGTGGAGTTTCCCAACTCTCATAGGAACCTCACAGCCAGCAGCTGGGAGGCTGACTGGTTCAGCACAGTGCCTATCGAGGCGAGAAGAGAACTCTACAAGCTGTACGAACCTGACTTCAGGCTCTTTGGCTACGACAGGCCtgagtggatcctcaatgagtGA